A part of Solibacillus sp. FSL H8-0538 genomic DNA contains:
- a CDS encoding MerR family transcriptional regulator: MSSEIRRSMPLLPISIVMQLTELTARQIRYYEEHDLIQPHRTEGNRRMFSLNDVDKLLEVKDLLEQGVNMAGIKKVFDMKNNPAAQTENKEITDTELRKILREEMHQAQRMQKSSIRQGDLSRFYQ; the protein is encoded by the coding sequence ATGAGTAGTGAGATTCGACGATCCATGCCATTGTTACCGATTAGTATTGTTATGCAACTGACAGAGTTAACAGCGCGACAAATTCGTTATTATGAAGAGCACGATTTAATTCAGCCGCACCGTACAGAAGGAAATCGACGTATGTTTTCATTAAACGACGTGGATAAATTACTTGAAGTAAAAGACTTGCTAGAGCAAGGGGTTAATATGGCGGGCATCAAAAAGGTGTTCGACATGAAAAACAACCCAGCTGCACAAACTGAAAACAAAGAAATTACTGATACTGAACTACGAAAAATTTTGCGTGAAGAAATGCACCAAGCACAACGCATGCAAAAATCGTCAATTCGACAAGGGGATTTATCACGTTTTTATCAATAA
- a CDS encoding methionine gamma-lyase family protein, protein MAFSSNLTEETLALATHIEEKVRPYHAKADAQAFFNQQKVLAAFRKHQVSDYHLNPSSGYGYDDEGRDNLERVYAEVFGAEAAIVRPQIISGTHAITLSLFGVLRPGDELLYITGKPYDTLQSIVYGGEKDTGSLKDFNINYSHIDLLDNKEIDWDGVRAAVNANTKMIAIQRSKGYATRPSFTIEAIEAMVKQIREIAPKAVIFVDNCYGEFVEALEPTEIGADLMAGSLIKNPGGGLAKIGGYIAGRADLVEKCAYRMTSPGIGAEAGATLNTLADFYQGFFLAPHVVAQSVKGAIFTAAMLEEIGMTTSPHYTDARTDLIQSVSFQTAEQMVAFCREIQAASPINAHFAPEPAYMPGYEDDVIMAAGTFVQGSSIELTADGPIRPPYTAFVQGGLTYEHVKYAICSAVQALK, encoded by the coding sequence ATGGCATTTAGTTCAAATCTAACAGAAGAAACGTTAGCGCTTGCTACGCATATCGAGGAAAAAGTTCGCCCTTACCATGCAAAAGCAGACGCCCAAGCCTTTTTCAATCAACAAAAGGTATTAGCTGCATTCCGCAAGCATCAAGTTAGTGATTATCACCTCAATCCATCAAGTGGCTACGGCTATGACGACGAGGGCCGCGATAATTTAGAGCGCGTGTATGCAGAAGTTTTCGGCGCAGAAGCAGCGATTGTACGCCCGCAAATCATTTCAGGAACACATGCTATTACTCTAAGTCTATTCGGTGTACTTCGCCCGGGCGACGAGTTACTGTACATTACAGGAAAGCCTTATGATACATTGCAATCAATTGTATACGGTGGCGAAAAAGATACAGGTTCATTAAAGGATTTTAATATTAACTATTCACATATTGATCTACTCGACAATAAAGAGATTGACTGGGACGGTGTGCGCGCGGCAGTAAATGCCAACACAAAAATGATCGCTATCCAACGTTCAAAAGGCTACGCAACACGCCCATCATTCACAATTGAAGCCATTGAAGCAATGGTTAAACAAATTCGTGAAATTGCACCAAAGGCAGTCATTTTTGTGGACAACTGTTACGGTGAATTTGTTGAAGCTTTAGAGCCAACTGAAATCGGCGCGGACTTAATGGCAGGCTCACTCATTAAAAATCCAGGTGGCGGTTTAGCAAAAATCGGAGGCTATATTGCAGGACGTGCTGATCTAGTCGAGAAATGTGCCTACCGCATGACGTCACCAGGCATTGGTGCAGAGGCAGGCGCGACATTAAATACACTTGCTGACTTTTACCAAGGCTTCTTCCTAGCACCGCATGTTGTGGCACAAAGCGTAAAAGGTGCCATCTTCACAGCAGCTATGCTAGAAGAAATCGGTATGACAACATCACCTCACTATACAGATGCACGTACAGATTTAATTCAGTCTGTATCTTTCCAAACAGCGGAGCAAATGGTCGCATTCTGTCGCGAAATCCAAGCGGCTTCACCAATCAATGCCCACTTCGCACCGGAACCAGCATACATGCCCGGCTATGAGGATGATGTCATTATGGCTGCTGGTACATTTGTACAAGGCTCTAGTATTGAGTTAACTGCAGATGGCCCAATCCGTCCTCCGTATACAGCGTTTGTGCAAGGTGGACTAACCTATGAGCATGTAAAATATGCAATTTGCTCGGCAGTACAAGCATTAAAATAA
- the mutL gene encoding DNA mismatch repair endonuclease MutL: MGKIQIMDEWLSNKIAAGEVVERPASVVKELVENAIDAGSTTIEVFLEEAGLASIQVVDNGSGMDEEDALKSFFRHATSKIEKEQDLFRIRTLGFRGEALASIASVSKVSIRTSDGKTSGLELFLEGGHVKEQKPTALRKGTDITVAQLFFNTPARLKYLKTIQTELGHSIDLLNRIALGYPEIAIKLVHNGQTLLQTNGRGNVQQVLAAIYGAHNAKKMIAFEGGNNDYKVHGYATLPEVTRASKNYMSLFVNGRWVKHYLVQKAIVDAYHTYLPIERFPIVLLYIEGDPHLTDVNVHPAKHQVRLSKEPELLKLVEETLRGAIRQVIRVPQVEKRDKPVRLPSEQMNIWKPAQTVAPTFDETKLGEIVERLTHEQPIVREQAPLQSIFTPLASAPIFIEEKSIIEASAQSTQAPIAQQELPHESDQEFSEKKEHFPQLEVVGQIHGTYIVAQMEDGFYLIDQHAAQERIKYEYFRDKVGEVNANERQALLMPLTFHYSADEALTLKESMIALEEVGVFLEEFGQASFVVREYPTWFPKGEEQEIIEELIEQVLKTRKTDVKKLREAAAIMMSCKKSIKANHYLNKEQMVKLLDDLRAADNPFTCPHGRPVLIHFSTYEVEKMFKRVM, from the coding sequence ATGGGAAAAATTCAAATTATGGACGAATGGCTGTCCAATAAAATTGCAGCCGGTGAAGTAGTTGAGCGCCCCGCATCCGTTGTGAAAGAGCTAGTTGAAAATGCAATTGATGCGGGCAGTACAACAATTGAAGTTTTTCTTGAAGAAGCCGGCCTCGCATCAATCCAAGTTGTAGATAACGGCAGTGGCATGGATGAGGAAGATGCACTAAAGTCATTCTTTCGCCATGCTACGTCTAAAATAGAAAAAGAACAGGATTTATTTCGCATTCGCACACTTGGCTTTCGCGGGGAGGCATTAGCGTCGATTGCATCTGTTTCAAAAGTTTCCATTCGCACGTCAGACGGAAAAACGAGCGGTCTTGAACTTTTTTTAGAAGGTGGCCATGTGAAAGAACAGAAGCCAACCGCTCTTCGAAAAGGAACAGATATTACGGTGGCACAGTTATTTTTCAATACGCCGGCGCGCTTAAAATATTTAAAAACAATCCAAACCGAGCTCGGTCATTCGATTGATTTACTGAACCGCATTGCACTTGGCTATCCTGAAATCGCGATTAAGCTCGTACATAATGGTCAGACGCTCCTACAAACAAACGGACGCGGCAATGTACAGCAAGTGCTCGCTGCCATTTACGGAGCCCATAATGCGAAAAAAATGATTGCCTTTGAAGGTGGAAATAATGACTATAAAGTACATGGCTATGCAACGCTACCAGAAGTAACACGTGCCTCCAAAAACTATATGTCTTTATTTGTGAACGGTCGCTGGGTGAAGCATTACCTTGTACAAAAAGCCATTGTCGATGCGTACCATACGTATTTACCGATTGAGCGTTTTCCAATTGTCCTCCTTTATATTGAAGGGGATCCACACTTAACCGACGTCAACGTACATCCGGCAAAGCATCAAGTACGTCTTAGTAAAGAGCCGGAACTATTAAAGCTTGTAGAAGAAACGCTGCGTGGTGCCATTCGTCAAGTGATTCGCGTACCACAAGTGGAAAAGCGTGACAAGCCCGTACGTTTACCGAGCGAGCAAATGAATATTTGGAAACCTGCACAAACAGTGGCACCAACATTTGATGAAACGAAGCTGGGTGAAATTGTCGAACGCTTAACGCATGAGCAACCGATCGTGCGCGAGCAGGCACCACTTCAATCGATTTTTACTCCATTAGCGAGTGCACCAATTTTTATAGAAGAAAAATCAATAATAGAAGCTTCCGCACAAAGTACACAAGCCCCCATAGCCCAACAGGAACTGCCGCATGAGTCGGATCAAGAATTCTCGGAAAAGAAAGAGCACTTTCCGCAACTTGAAGTCGTAGGGCAAATTCATGGTACGTATATTGTGGCGCAAATGGAGGACGGCTTTTATTTGATTGACCAGCACGCCGCACAGGAACGGATTAAATATGAATATTTCCGTGACAAAGTAGGCGAAGTGAATGCGAACGAACGGCAAGCGCTACTGATGCCCCTCACGTTCCACTATTCTGCGGATGAGGCATTAACCTTGAAGGAATCCATGATCGCACTTGAAGAAGTAGGCGTGTTTTTAGAAGAATTTGGCCAAGCATCCTTTGTAGTGCGTGAATACCCAACCTGGTTTCCTAAAGGGGAAGAACAGGAAATAATTGAAGAGCTAATCGAGCAAGTTTTGAAAACGCGGAAAACGGACGTTAAGAAACTACGAGAAGCAGCAGCTATAATGATGAGTTGTAAAAAGTCGATTAAGGCGAATCATTATTTAAATAAAGAACAGATGGTGAAGCTTTTAGATGATTTACGAGCAGCGGACAATCCGTTTACTTGTCCACATGGTAGACCGGTGCTTATTCATTTTTCAACATATGAAGTAGAAAAAATGTTTAAGCGTGTGATGTAA
- a CDS encoding rhodanese-like domain-containing protein, translated as MKTMTTDDLLNLFDANEDLNVIDVREDFEVEHGMIPGAIHIPLGSIPERTEELDPAKSYIVVCKAGVRSANACEYLAAQGFDVTNLEGGMMSYDGELEFK; from the coding sequence GTGAAAACAATGACAACTGATGATTTACTAAATTTATTTGATGCAAATGAAGATTTAAACGTAATTGATGTTCGCGAGGACTTTGAAGTAGAGCATGGAATGATTCCAGGTGCTATTCACATCCCGCTTGGTTCAATTCCTGAACGTACGGAAGAACTTGATCCAGCTAAATCATACATCGTCGTATGTAAAGCTGGCGTACGTAGCGCCAATGCTTGCGAATATTTAGCAGCACAAGGCTTTGACGTAACAAACCTAGAAGGCGGCATGATGTCGTATGATGGTGAGTTAGAATTTAAGTAG
- the mutS gene encoding DNA mismatch repair protein MutS: protein MTTYTPMMQQYLEVKKEYQDAFLFYRLGDFYEMFFEDAINASQILEITLTARAGNTDNPIPMCGVPHHAAKNYIETLVAKGYKVAICEQTEDPKQAKGVVKREVVQLVTPGTIMEGKTIDGKTNHFLAAAEELSPTEIAFAYLDVSTGEANTSTIEGSVKELIQQLQAYTIRELIVTEQLYILMAEQATNYGIVLSRETEEMEDVKAGQYVSALPANLQPVAKRLLQYIERTQMRSLSHIQAFSFTESKNYLRIDTNSKRNLELIQSIRGGDAKGTLLWLLDETVTAMGGRKLKQWMHLPLASKHAIEARLAIVTDLLEEFFVRGELQKLLKQVYDLERLAGRVAFGSVGGRDLAQLRESLRQVPAIQAKLLESGKETLTALGRQLDLCTDIEALLSMAITDHPPISIKEGDVIRDSYNEQLDQYRYASRNGKDWIAQLEQKERELTGIKNLKIGYNRVFGYYIEITKSHLGNADLARYERKQTLANAERYITEELKEKEALILNAEEQSLALEYQLFVELREELKAFIPRVQALAAQISELDVFISFAVVTDKYRFTKPTFHDGRALTIIEGRHPVVEKMLNKQMYVPNDCVLTNDKNMMLITGPNMSGKSTYMRQVALIVVLAQMGCYVPAEVAELPITDQIFTRIGAADDLVAGQSTFMVEMLESQHAITHATKNSLLLFDEIGRGTSTYDGMSLAQAMMEYIHTEIGANTLFSTHYHELTDLETQLEHLKNVHVSATEKDGRVVFLHKVKTGAADKSYGVHVAELADMPQAIIDRARVLLEEFESKEPVKVSLLTPTQLLEHDQSVEKAKPVLKDEELQLSLFEAVREEPQLTQGERDVLEALAKLNVMGTTPMQAMTTLYELQQKLLNDN, encoded by the coding sequence ATGACTACATATACACCAATGATGCAACAATATTTAGAAGTCAAAAAAGAGTATCAAGACGCCTTTTTATTTTATCGATTAGGCGATTTTTATGAAATGTTCTTTGAGGATGCTATTAATGCATCACAAATTTTAGAAATTACATTAACAGCCCGTGCTGGAAATACGGACAACCCCATTCCGATGTGCGGTGTACCACATCATGCGGCTAAAAATTATATTGAAACACTTGTCGCAAAAGGCTATAAAGTGGCCATTTGTGAGCAAACGGAAGATCCAAAGCAAGCAAAGGGCGTTGTAAAACGTGAGGTTGTGCAGTTAGTAACACCTGGAACGATTATGGAAGGGAAAACGATTGATGGGAAAACAAATCACTTCCTAGCAGCGGCTGAGGAATTGTCCCCTACAGAAATTGCTTTTGCGTACCTTGATGTATCAACGGGCGAAGCGAATACGTCGACCATTGAAGGCAGTGTAAAGGAATTAATTCAGCAACTACAAGCTTATACTATTCGGGAATTGATTGTGACAGAGCAGCTGTATATTTTAATGGCAGAACAAGCTACAAACTACGGCATTGTATTGTCTCGCGAGACAGAAGAAATGGAAGATGTAAAGGCGGGTCAGTATGTGAGCGCGCTACCAGCAAACCTGCAACCTGTTGCGAAGCGTCTACTACAATATATTGAACGTACGCAAATGCGTTCCTTATCGCATATTCAAGCGTTTAGCTTTACCGAGTCCAAAAATTATTTGCGTATCGATACAAATTCAAAGCGTAATTTAGAGCTCATTCAGTCAATTCGAGGCGGTGATGCAAAAGGTACATTGTTATGGTTACTGGATGAAACCGTGACAGCGATGGGCGGACGTAAATTAAAGCAGTGGATGCACCTGCCCCTTGCAAGTAAACATGCGATCGAAGCACGCCTTGCCATCGTAACGGATTTGCTAGAAGAGTTTTTCGTACGTGGCGAGCTACAAAAGTTATTGAAACAAGTGTATGACTTAGAGCGTTTAGCCGGACGCGTTGCATTCGGTTCTGTTGGCGGTCGTGATTTAGCGCAGCTTCGTGAATCACTACGACAAGTACCAGCAATTCAAGCAAAACTACTAGAAAGTGGTAAAGAAACCTTAACAGCACTTGGGCGACAGTTAGATTTATGTACGGATATTGAAGCGCTATTATCAATGGCTATTACGGATCATCCTCCAATTTCCATTAAAGAGGGCGATGTTATTCGAGATAGCTACAATGAACAGCTCGATCAGTACCGCTACGCCTCTCGGAACGGGAAGGACTGGATTGCGCAACTTGAACAAAAGGAACGCGAATTGACGGGCATTAAAAATTTGAAAATCGGCTATAATCGTGTGTTTGGTTATTATATTGAAATTACGAAATCTCATTTAGGTAATGCGGATTTAGCACGTTATGAGCGCAAGCAAACACTTGCCAATGCGGAGCGTTATATTACAGAGGAATTAAAAGAAAAAGAAGCGCTTATTTTAAATGCAGAAGAGCAAAGTTTAGCGCTTGAGTATCAATTATTCGTTGAACTGCGCGAGGAGCTAAAGGCTTTTATTCCACGTGTACAAGCGTTAGCGGCACAAATTAGTGAACTCGATGTATTTATAAGCTTTGCTGTTGTTACTGATAAATACCGGTTTACAAAACCAACATTCCACGACGGACGCGCTTTAACAATTATTGAAGGTCGCCACCCTGTTGTTGAAAAAATGCTAAATAAGCAAATGTATGTACCAAATGATTGTGTCCTAACTAATGATAAAAATATGATGCTGATTACGGGGCCAAATATGTCCGGTAAAAGTACGTATATGCGCCAAGTCGCACTGATTGTTGTCCTTGCGCAGATGGGCTGTTACGTACCAGCAGAAGTAGCGGAACTGCCAATTACCGATCAAATTTTTACGCGTATCGGTGCTGCAGATGATCTAGTAGCAGGACAATCAACGTTCATGGTCGAAATGTTAGAGTCACAGCATGCCATTACGCACGCAACGAAAAACAGCTTACTATTATTTGATGAAATCGGTCGCGGAACGTCCACATATGACGGGATGAGCTTAGCACAGGCAATGATGGAATATATTCATACGGAAATCGGTGCCAATACACTATTTTCTACGCATTATCACGAGCTAACAGACTTAGAAACACAACTGGAGCACCTGAAAAATGTCCATGTAAGTGCGACAGAAAAAGACGGCCGGGTTGTCTTCTTGCACAAAGTAAAGACAGGAGCAGCAGATAAAAGCTACGGTGTCCACGTTGCTGAACTTGCGGACATGCCACAAGCAATTATTGACCGTGCACGCGTGTTACTTGAGGAATTTGAAAGTAAGGAGCCTGTGAAAGTTAGTTTACTGACTCCTACCCAATTACTTGAGCATGATCAATCGGTAGAAAAAGCAAAGCCAGTCCTAAAAGATGAGGAGCTTCAGCTATCATTATTTGAAGCAGTGCGTGAGGAGCCTCAGTTAACACAAGGTGAGCGAGATGTGTTAGAGGCACTTGCGAAGCTCAATGTAATGGGGACAACGCCGATGCAGGCAATGACAACACTTTACGAATTACAGCAAAAATTATTAAACGATAACTAA
- a CDS encoding trimeric intracellular cation channel family protein, giving the protein MAWDVFSVVGTIAFAISGAIVAMEEEYDLFGVYLLGIVTAFGGGAIRNVLIGLPVSTLWSQESMFQIAIAAITIFFLVPQRLIKHWNRWGNFTDAIGLSAFAIQGAMYAVSLNLPLSAVIVAAILTGSGGGMVRDLLAGRKPIVLRDEIYAMWAAGAGLIIGLNMFTSDIFHYVLFILITLLRICSYTKKWHLPRRKINTTLK; this is encoded by the coding sequence ATGGCATGGGATGTCTTTAGTGTTGTTGGCACAATCGCTTTTGCTATTTCTGGTGCGATTGTAGCGATGGAAGAAGAATATGATTTATTCGGCGTTTACTTACTCGGTATTGTCACGGCTTTTGGTGGTGGTGCCATTCGCAACGTCCTAATCGGTCTACCCGTATCAACGCTATGGAGTCAGGAATCGATGTTTCAAATTGCTATTGCGGCTATTACGATATTCTTTTTAGTGCCCCAGCGCTTAATTAAACATTGGAATCGATGGGGGAATTTTACCGATGCTATTGGGCTTTCGGCTTTTGCAATTCAAGGAGCCATGTATGCAGTATCCCTTAATTTACCACTAAGTGCGGTCATTGTTGCAGCCATCCTTACTGGTTCTGGTGGCGGCATGGTACGCGATTTGCTTGCTGGGCGTAAACCAATTGTTCTGCGCGATGAAATTTATGCCATGTGGGCAGCAGGAGCCGGTTTAATCATTGGCCTCAATATGTTCACGAGCGATATTTTTCACTACGTTTTATTTATACTCATTACACTATTGCGCATTTGTTCCTATACAAAGAAATGGCATTTACCAAGACGAAAAATTAATACAACTTTAAAATAG
- the miaA gene encoding tRNA (adenosine(37)-N6)-dimethylallyltransferase MiaA yields the protein MTKTKDVVAIIGPTASGKTALSIKLAKEIGGEIINGDSMQIYKQMDIGTAKITEEEMDGIPHHLLSIKEPTEGFSVAEYQQLVRDKIVDIQSRGKMPIIVGGTGLYVQSVLYDFQFTKEEVDEEARKKYYEALAVLGPDAMHARLAAIDPATAQEIHPNNTRRVIRALEMAELSGVSKAAEEFNRGDIALYNHLIIGMDMDREKLYARINLRVDMMMDNGLVEEVKALYDANIRDVQSVKAIGYKELYAYFDGFVTLEEAVEQIKQNSRRYAKRQLTYFRNKMDVQWIGNDWDVIIKNF from the coding sequence ATGACTAAAACAAAAGACGTAGTGGCAATTATTGGCCCTACTGCATCAGGGAAAACAGCACTTAGTATTAAGTTAGCAAAGGAAATCGGTGGAGAGATTATTAACGGCGATTCCATGCAAATTTACAAACAAATGGATATTGGGACAGCGAAAATTACCGAAGAGGAAATGGACGGTATCCCCCATCATCTACTCAGCATTAAAGAACCAACAGAAGGCTTTTCTGTTGCAGAATACCAGCAGCTCGTACGCGACAAAATTGTTGACATCCAGTCGCGCGGCAAAATGCCAATTATCGTCGGCGGTACAGGCTTATATGTGCAGTCTGTTTTATATGACTTCCAATTTACGAAGGAAGAAGTAGATGAAGAAGCGCGAAAAAAATATTATGAAGCGCTAGCGGTGCTTGGTCCAGATGCAATGCATGCGCGCCTCGCTGCAATTGATCCAGCAACAGCACAGGAAATTCATCCAAACAATACGCGTCGTGTTATTCGTGCGCTCGAAATGGCGGAGTTGAGTGGCGTATCAAAGGCTGCCGAGGAATTTAATCGCGGCGATATTGCTTTATATAATCATTTAATTATCGGTATGGACATGGACCGTGAGAAATTGTATGCCCGAATTAACTTACGTGTGGACATGATGATGGACAACGGGTTAGTAGAAGAAGTGAAGGCATTGTATGATGCGAATATTCGAGACGTCCAATCCGTGAAAGCAATTGGCTACAAGGAACTTTACGCCTATTTTGACGGCTTCGTTACATTAGAGGAAGCAGTGGAACAAATAAAGCAAAATTCAAGACGCTATGCTAAACGTCAATTAACGTATTTCCGCAATAAGATGGACGTCCAATGGATAGGGAATGATTGGGATGTCATAATAAAAAACTTCTAA
- the hfq gene encoding RNA chaperone Hfq produces MKSINLQDTFLNYLRKNNIFLTVFLLNGFQLKGTIKSYDNFTVLLESDGKQQLIYKHAISTFVPSKQVVLAGEEDKFKPFVDIKG; encoded by the coding sequence ATGAAATCGATTAACTTACAAGATACGTTTTTAAATTATCTGCGGAAAAATAATATTTTCTTAACGGTATTCCTGTTGAATGGTTTCCAGTTAAAAGGGACAATCAAATCCTATGACAACTTCACTGTACTGTTAGAATCGGACGGTAAGCAGCAGCTTATTTATAAGCACGCAATCTCTACTTTTGTGCCTTCTAAACAAGTTGTATTGGCAGGGGAAGAAGATAAATTTAAACCTTTTGTTGATATAAAAGGTTGA
- the cotE gene encoding outer spore coat protein CotE: MKRLRQIVTKAVIAKGKKRTECSETLRPPNVPTSILGCWVINHQHQAKKVGKFVEVSGKFDVNVWYAFNNHSKTAVFTETISYKDRIKLKYRDEEICDSTDVRVRVLQQPNCIEAVITPNGEQFNVVIEREFLVEVIGETTICISVHPLDFEEEWSFEDESSIQSSSSSSSSSSCSSISGFGKSNESSSFS, translated from the coding sequence GTGAAGCGTTTACGTCAAATTGTGACGAAGGCAGTAATTGCGAAGGGGAAAAAGCGTACTGAATGCAGTGAAACGCTGCGTCCACCGAATGTACCGACAAGCATTTTAGGTTGTTGGGTCATTAATCATCAGCACCAGGCCAAAAAAGTAGGGAAATTTGTAGAAGTGTCTGGAAAGTTCGATGTTAACGTGTGGTATGCGTTCAATAATCATTCTAAAACGGCGGTATTTACAGAAACGATTTCCTATAAGGATCGTATTAAGCTGAAATACCGTGACGAAGAAATCTGTGATTCGACTGATGTTCGTGTTCGTGTCTTGCAACAACCGAACTGTATTGAAGCGGTCATCACACCAAATGGTGAACAGTTTAACGTCGTGATTGAAAGAGAATTTTTAGTGGAAGTAATTGGTGAAACGACAATATGCATCAGTGTTCATCCTCTTGATTTTGAGGAGGAATGGAGTTTTGAAGATGAAAGTTCGATTCAATCGTCAAGTTCATCGTCGTCAAGTTCATCATGTTCTTCAATTTCAGGCTTTGGGAAATCGAACGAATCGTCTTCATTTTCATAA
- a CDS encoding alpha/beta fold hydrolase, with the protein MDKQMQYVRMSDGHEVFVTTFTPKEQVVGHFHILHGMAEHSTRYTSFAEMLCEHGYFVSMHDHRGHGNTVDQNGQLGYFGEQNGFARVVKDVFDVLQTIRQGRNLPPVTLFGHSMGSFIARRYIQLYSSTLQDVIICGTGATTRLHYVGNRLAKALAKTQGPLEKSHLMNDLSFGSFNQSFSNVKTSFDWLCSDQEEVQKYIADPKCGFIATNQFFADLTDGLILINKKGENSRIRPDLPVLFISGSEDPVGDKGKGVFQVAQQMTESGVESVSVYLFEGMRHEILKEPNKQHAYDIILRWLKND; encoded by the coding sequence ATGGACAAACAAATGCAATATGTAAGAATGAGTGATGGGCATGAAGTTTTTGTTACAACATTTACACCTAAAGAGCAAGTAGTAGGGCATTTTCATATTTTACATGGGATGGCAGAGCATTCAACACGCTACACATCTTTTGCAGAAATGCTCTGTGAACACGGTTATTTCGTATCGATGCACGATCATAGAGGACATGGCAATACCGTTGATCAAAACGGCCAACTAGGCTATTTTGGTGAGCAAAACGGCTTTGCGCGTGTTGTAAAGGATGTATTTGATGTCCTGCAAACAATTCGTCAAGGAAGAAATCTCCCACCTGTGACGTTATTTGGGCATAGTATGGGATCGTTTATTGCAAGGCGCTATATACAACTCTATAGCTCGACATTGCAGGATGTCATCATTTGTGGGACAGGGGCGACAACAAGGCTGCATTATGTGGGGAATCGTCTTGCCAAGGCGCTCGCAAAAACACAAGGACCACTAGAAAAAAGTCATCTAATGAATGACCTGAGCTTCGGTAGTTTTAACCAATCATTTAGCAATGTGAAAACGTCATTTGACTGGTTATGTAGCGATCAAGAGGAAGTACAAAAATATATCGCTGACCCGAAATGTGGATTTATTGCAACCAATCAATTTTTTGCGGATTTAACAGATGGTCTTATTTTAATAAATAAAAAGGGTGAAAACTCACGCATTCGTCCAGATTTACCCGTCCTCTTTATAAGTGGCAGTGAGGATCCTGTAGGGGACAAAGGGAAAGGTGTATTCCAAGTAGCGCAGCAAATGACGGAATCTGGCGTGGAGTCCGTGTCGGTGTACTTATTTGAAGGAATGCGCCATGAAATATTGAAAGAACCAAATAAACAGCATGCATACGATATTATTTTACGGTGGTTAAAAAATGACTAA